From Halostella salina, one genomic window encodes:
- a CDS encoding GH32 C-terminal domain-containing protein, which produces MNGAAVDVCCLYAGALSHEQEAAYDWCRSAAASADAVPVGDVRRGDADLTAYDALWWHDDARVADERSVAEVAPAVREFVAGGGGLFLSGRALSLVATFGFDDVPPDATGRESLTRDDGFLWAARHADHPAVDGDLRITTLPAGNDHSYARYESVVPARGELLASMTRGRDDSPYEMSTFAWSHGDGTVIGCGAGLLFDADGYAAERSQVAGGILASLADDGGWSTTGRPKSADELAATRRELDAADRHRPRYHLTPPANWLNDPNGVVQYDGRYHVFYQYNPVGPFHHAIHWGHAVSDDLVHWADEPVALTPSPDGPDRDGCWSGCTVVDEDGTPTILYTGGRGSEQLPCLARAGDPDLRTWVKADDNPVIDEPPSSPALRGTDHWDAEFRDHCVWRADGEWHHLIGAGVEGVGGTALLYRGDTLRDWEYVGPVLTGDWDGAGDVWECPELLDFGDTQLLHVSNYEDVLYFLGEFDGETFERESTGLLDHGDFYAPQSTTDDDGRVLTWGWVMEAREGPAQWNAGWSGALSLPRVLTVEDGELRQRPAAELRDLRTERLRSGTTTVDSPDPTPLDASGTAVEIEATVDLADADEFGLQVLASPDGEEATTIRAAEGEVAVERDAASLHPAADGSTQTMPVGDGEIDLRVFVDGSVVEVFANERRCLTSRVYPTRADSDRIAAFAEGGTVETDIDVWRLAGAWSERGERAESAVRQ; this is translated from the coding sequence ATGAACGGAGCCGCGGTCGACGTCTGCTGTCTGTACGCCGGAGCGCTGAGCCACGAGCAGGAGGCCGCGTACGACTGGTGTCGGTCGGCCGCCGCGAGCGCCGACGCGGTGCCGGTCGGCGACGTGCGCCGCGGCGACGCCGACCTGACGGCGTACGACGCGCTCTGGTGGCACGACGACGCACGCGTGGCCGACGAGCGGAGCGTCGCCGAGGTCGCACCCGCCGTCCGGGAGTTCGTCGCCGGCGGCGGCGGCCTGTTTCTCAGCGGGCGCGCGCTGTCGCTGGTCGCGACGTTCGGCTTCGACGACGTGCCGCCGGACGCGACCGGGCGCGAGTCGCTGACGCGGGACGACGGCTTCCTCTGGGCGGCCCGCCACGCCGACCACCCCGCCGTCGACGGCGACCTGCGGATCACGACACTCCCCGCCGGGAACGACCACTCGTACGCCCGCTACGAGTCGGTCGTCCCGGCCCGCGGCGAACTGCTCGCGTCGATGACCCGAGGGCGCGACGACTCGCCCTACGAGATGTCGACGTTCGCGTGGTCCCACGGCGACGGCACGGTGATCGGGTGCGGCGCGGGGCTGCTGTTCGACGCCGACGGGTATGCCGCCGAGCGGTCGCAGGTCGCCGGCGGGATCCTCGCGTCGCTCGCTGACGACGGCGGCTGGTCGACGACGGGCCGACCGAAGAGCGCCGACGAACTCGCGGCGACGCGGCGCGAACTGGACGCCGCCGACCGCCACCGGCCGCGGTACCACCTGACACCGCCGGCCAACTGGCTCAACGACCCGAACGGGGTCGTCCAGTACGACGGGCGATACCACGTGTTCTACCAGTACAACCCCGTCGGCCCGTTCCACCACGCGATCCACTGGGGGCACGCGGTCAGCGACGACCTGGTCCACTGGGCGGACGAGCCGGTCGCGCTGACGCCGTCCCCGGACGGTCCCGACCGCGACGGCTGCTGGTCGGGCTGTACCGTGGTCGACGAGGACGGCACGCCGACGATCCTCTACACCGGCGGACGGGGGAGCGAGCAACTGCCCTGCCTCGCCCGGGCGGGCGACCCCGACCTCCGGACGTGGGTGAAGGCCGACGACAACCCGGTGATCGACGAGCCGCCGTCGTCCCCGGCGCTCCGCGGCACCGACCACTGGGACGCGGAGTTCCGGGACCACTGCGTCTGGCGCGCGGACGGCGAGTGGCACCACCTGATCGGCGCAGGCGTCGAGGGCGTCGGCGGCACCGCGCTGCTGTACCGCGGCGACACCCTCCGCGACTGGGAGTACGTCGGCCCGGTGCTCACCGGCGACTGGGACGGCGCGGGCGACGTGTGGGAGTGTCCCGAACTGCTCGACTTCGGCGACACGCAGCTACTCCACGTGTCGAACTACGAGGACGTGCTCTACTTCCTCGGCGAGTTCGACGGCGAGACGTTCGAGCGCGAGTCGACGGGGCTGCTCGACCACGGCGACTTCTACGCGCCCCAGTCCACGACCGACGACGACGGCCGCGTCCTCACCTGGGGGTGGGTGATGGAGGCCCGCGAGGGTCCCGCGCAGTGGAACGCGGGCTGGTCGGGCGCGCTCTCGCTCCCCCGGGTACTCACCGTCGAGGACGGCGAACTCCGGCAGCGTCCGGCGGCCGAACTCCGCGACCTCCGGACCGAGCGGCTCCGGAGCGGAACGACGACGGTCGACTCGCCGGACCCGACGCCGCTGGACGCGAGCGGGACCGCCGTCGAGATCGAGGCGACGGTCGACCTCGCCGACGCCGACGAGTTCGGCCTGCAGGTGCTCGCCTCGCCCGACGGCGAGGAGGCGACGACGATACGCGCCGCGGAGGGCGAGGTGGCCGTCGAGCGCGACGCCGCCAGCCTCCACCCCGCCGCCGACGGGAGCACACAGACGATGCCGGTCGGCGACGGTGAGATCGACCTCCGCGTGTTCGTCGACGGCTCGGTCGTCGAGGTGTTCGCCAACGAGCGCCGCTGTCTCACCAGCCGCGTGTACCCGACGCGGGCGGACAGCGACCGGATCGCCGCCTTCGCCGAGGGCGGGACAGTCGAGACCGACATCGATGTCTGGCGGCTCGCGGGGGCGTGGTCCGAAAGGGGCGAGCGCGCCGAGTCCGCCGTCCGTCAGTAG
- a CDS encoding glycoside hydrolase family 68 protein, which yields MPIYEPAPDGGEAAAAWTRAQAEGLARSDDVVAPVVYPPESEPVSDDVHVWDTWLLRNRDGSVATVDGYRVILSLTAPADMLPGKRHDVATIRYFYSADGTQWHDGGPVFEDGAAFGARQWAGSALLDDDGTVYVYYTAAGHRDAEELTYEQRIAVAGGGRVETDADGLRIAGPFDHEVILEPDGERYEREAQSRGMIYTFRDPWFFEDPETGRTYLLFEGNTPVPEGSDACGGDAERQAFNGSIGVAASPTGDPTDWELRPPLVDAVGVNQELERPHVVVRDGRYYLFFSSHDHTFAPGIDGFDGLYGFVADSLRGDYRPLNDTGLVLTNPGNAPYQAYSWMAFPHGDEILVQSFFNYYDLGGLSLDDVGHLAPEEQLRKFGGTLAPTARLGYDGDRTWVRGTLAHGRIPLGSEELPPLSPVGDRESTRGYGR from the coding sequence ATGCCGATCTACGAGCCCGCACCGGACGGCGGGGAGGCGGCCGCCGCGTGGACCCGAGCACAGGCCGAGGGTCTCGCGCGGTCGGACGACGTCGTCGCGCCGGTCGTCTACCCGCCCGAGAGCGAACCGGTGTCCGACGACGTCCACGTCTGGGACACCTGGCTGCTGCGGAACCGCGACGGGTCAGTCGCGACAGTCGACGGCTACCGCGTGATCCTCTCGCTGACCGCCCCCGCCGACATGCTGCCGGGCAAGCGCCACGACGTGGCGACGATCCGCTACTTCTACTCCGCCGACGGAACGCAGTGGCACGACGGCGGCCCGGTGTTCGAGGACGGCGCGGCGTTCGGCGCGCGCCAGTGGGCCGGCTCCGCGCTGCTGGACGACGACGGGACGGTCTACGTCTACTACACCGCCGCCGGTCACCGCGACGCCGAGGAACTCACCTACGAGCAGCGCATCGCCGTCGCCGGGGGCGGTCGCGTCGAGACGGACGCCGACGGTCTCCGGATCGCGGGCCCGTTCGACCACGAGGTGATCCTCGAACCGGACGGCGAGCGCTACGAGCGCGAGGCGCAGTCCCGCGGCATGATCTACACGTTCCGGGACCCGTGGTTCTTCGAGGACCCGGAGACGGGGCGGACGTACCTGCTGTTCGAGGGGAACACGCCCGTGCCGGAGGGGAGCGACGCCTGCGGCGGCGACGCCGAGCGACAGGCGTTCAACGGGAGCATCGGCGTCGCGGCGTCGCCGACCGGCGACCCGACCGACTGGGAGCTCCGGCCGCCGCTGGTCGACGCCGTCGGCGTCAATCAGGAACTGGAGCGACCGCACGTCGTCGTTCGCGACGGCCGGTACTACCTCTTCTTCTCCAGCCACGACCACACGTTCGCGCCCGGGATCGACGGGTTCGACGGGCTGTACGGCTTCGTGGCGGACTCGCTACGGGGCGACTACCGGCCGCTGAACGACACCGGGCTGGTCCTGACCAACCCCGGAAACGCCCCCTACCAGGCGTACTCGTGGATGGCGTTCCCGCACGGCGACGAGATCCTCGTCCAGAGCTTCTTCAACTACTACGACCTGGGCGGGCTCTCCTTGGACGACGTGGGCCACCTCGCGCCCGAGGAACAGCTCCGGAAGTTCGGCGGCACGCTCGCGCCGACGGCCCGGCTGGGCTACGACGGCGACCGGACGTGGGTCCGGGGGACGCTCGCGCACGGGCGGATCCCGCTGGGGAGCGAGGAACTGCCGCCGCTGTCACCCGTCGGCGACCGCGAGTCGACCCGCGGGTACGGCCGGTAG
- a CDS encoding VanZ family protein has translation MTDIGTELNRSTVRRLPARRVRVAAAVAVALAVAVASLVPTTGGLSVSGPLGVLGVDKWLHGLAYAGLAGTTAFALVDDVRVDARLAARTTLGAVLYGVGVELLQAAVPYRTFSLADAAANGVGAVVGVAVAILVLRAL, from the coding sequence GTGACCGACATCGGCACGGAGCTAAACCGGTCGACGGTTCGCCGCCTCCCGGCGCGGCGGGTCCGGGTCGCCGCCGCCGTCGCCGTCGCCCTCGCGGTGGCCGTCGCTTCGCTGGTCCCGACCACCGGAGGGCTGTCAGTGTCTGGACCGCTCGGCGTCCTCGGCGTCGACAAGTGGCTCCACGGGCTCGCCTACGCGGGGCTGGCCGGAACGACGGCGTTCGCGCTGGTCGACGACGTGCGCGTCGACGCGCGACTCGCCGCCCGGACGACGCTCGGGGCGGTCCTCTACGGCGTCGGCGTCGAACTGCTTCAGGCGGCGGTCCCCTACCGGACGTTCTCGCTCGCGGACGCGGCGGCAAACGGCGTCGGCGCGGTCGTCGGCGTCGCCGTCGCGATACTCGTCCTCCGGGCGCTGTAG
- a CDS encoding class I SAM-dependent methyltransferase, with the protein MVDPDRTDPETYYDDYGEREWERLDRDFFHRLEWEGTVEQLDDHLPPVDDPADPPRIADVGGAAGRYSVWLAERGYDVTLIEPSEGQRDIAHEKLREHGVADRVTVRDGDVRDLGAADDAFDATLCLGGPLSHVLDADERRQGAAELRRVTAPDGPVFVSVMGLLGAVMITVQYAGRVDDEVDDLALMPDLVRERDYTADLAERNGMEPVIFDCHFFRRDEFADLLSGAGLAVETVAALEGVAALRRSHFEELDEDARETVRTLNDLLRTDGTLADVSPHMLAVCRA; encoded by the coding sequence ATGGTCGACCCGGACAGAACCGACCCCGAGACGTACTACGACGACTACGGCGAACGGGAGTGGGAGCGGCTCGACCGCGACTTCTTCCACCGGCTGGAGTGGGAGGGGACCGTCGAACAGCTGGACGACCACCTCCCGCCGGTCGACGACCCCGCGGACCCGCCCCGGATCGCGGACGTGGGCGGTGCGGCCGGCCGGTACAGCGTGTGGCTCGCCGAGCGCGGCTACGACGTGACGCTGATCGAACCGAGCGAGGGCCAGCGCGACATCGCCCACGAGAAGCTCCGGGAACACGGCGTCGCCGACCGCGTGACGGTCCGGGACGGCGACGTGCGCGACCTCGGCGCGGCCGACGACGCCTTCGACGCGACGCTGTGTCTCGGCGGCCCGCTGTCACACGTCCTCGACGCCGACGAGCGGCGGCAGGGCGCGGCCGAACTCCGGCGCGTGACGGCCCCCGATGGCCCGGTCTTCGTCTCGGTGATGGGGCTGCTCGGCGCGGTGATGATCACCGTCCAGTACGCCGGACGCGTCGACGACGAGGTCGACGACCTCGCGCTGATGCCCGACCTCGTCCGGGAGCGCGACTACACTGCCGACCTCGCCGAGCGCAACGGGATGGAGCCGGTCATCTTCGACTGCCACTTCTTCCGGCGGGACGAGTTCGCGGACCTGCTCTCGGGGGCCGGACTCGCCGTCGAAACCGTGGCCGCGCTGGAGGGCGTCGCCGCGCTCCGACGCTCGCACTTCGAGGAACTCGACGAGGACGCCCGCGAGACGGTCCGGACGCTGAACGACCTGCTCCGGACAGACGGGACGCTGGCGGACGTGTCGCCCCACATGCTGGCGGTCTGCCGGGCGTGA
- a CDS encoding archaeosine biosynthesis radical SAM protein RaSEA, producing MSKPSPDVYEQGKGMDAHNKVMRGIRAEKDASYDPHEPTRVWIDEDNTPDGVYQSLTIILNTGGCRWARAGGCTMCGYVAESVDGGSVAHDALMDQIDACLEHEEANADEESGLIKIYTSGSFLDEREVAAESRQAIAEAFADRDRIVVESLPDFVDREKLTDFTEVGLETDVAVGLETGTDRVRHDCVNKYFDFDEFVAASEEADAAGAGIKAYLLMKPPFLSEREAVEDMKRSVRKCAEYAHTVSMNPCNVQRYTMVDELYFNDGYRPPWLWSVAEVLESTADADAIVVSDPVGHGSDRGPHNCGECDDRVQRAIKDFDLRQDPSVFEQVSCDCERTWSEVLARERSYAMPLAR from the coding sequence ATGAGCAAGCCGAGCCCCGACGTGTACGAGCAGGGGAAGGGGATGGACGCCCACAACAAGGTGATGCGCGGGATCCGCGCCGAGAAGGACGCGTCCTACGACCCCCACGAGCCGACCAGGGTCTGGATCGACGAGGACAACACGCCCGACGGCGTCTACCAGAGCCTCACGATCATCCTGAACACCGGCGGCTGCCGCTGGGCGCGGGCCGGCGGCTGCACGATGTGTGGCTACGTCGCCGAGTCCGTCGACGGCGGGAGCGTCGCCCACGACGCCCTGATGGACCAGATCGACGCCTGTCTCGAACACGAGGAAGCGAACGCCGACGAGGAGAGCGGCCTCATCAAGATCTACACCAGCGGCTCCTTCCTGGACGAGCGCGAGGTCGCCGCCGAGAGCCGACAGGCGATCGCCGAGGCGTTCGCCGACCGCGACCGCATCGTCGTCGAGAGCCTGCCCGACTTCGTCGACCGCGAGAAGCTGACCGACTTCACCGAGGTCGGCCTGGAGACGGACGTTGCGGTCGGTCTGGAGACCGGCACCGACCGCGTGCGCCACGACTGCGTCAACAAGTACTTCGACTTCGACGAGTTCGTGGCAGCGAGCGAGGAGGCCGACGCCGCCGGCGCGGGCATCAAGGCGTACCTGCTCATGAAACCGCCGTTCCTCAGCGAGCGCGAGGCCGTCGAGGACATGAAGCGCTCGGTCCGGAAGTGCGCCGAGTACGCCCACACCGTCTCGATGAACCCCTGCAACGTCCAGCGGTACACGATGGTCGACGAACTCTACTTCAACGACGGCTACCGGCCGCCGTGGCTCTGGAGCGTCGCCGAAGTGCTGGAGTCGACCGCCGACGCCGACGCCATCGTCGTCTCCGACCCCGTCGGCCACGGCAGCGACCGCGGCCCGCACAACTGCGGGGAGTGCGACGACCGCGTCCAGCGCGCCATCAAGGACTTCGACCTCCGGCAGGACCCGTCGGTGTTCGAGCAGGTGTCCTGTGACTGCGAGCGCACCTGGTCCGAGGTGCTCGCCCGCGAGCGGAGCTACGCGATGCCGCTGGCGCGCTAA
- a CDS encoding PAS domain S-box protein, which translates to MSSKYTVLHVDRAAADREAVETAFAAVGATVVSCTDAASAAAALAESSFDCVVAGDFDEPFSLHDLAEPPVVHFADADASFAGEAVAAGAAGFVPKGDGVETLVERVDAVVGDRASRPTDADRRRSLLVEQSPLAIIEWDREFRVAGWNPAAEERFGYDREDAMGRTAVDLMVPATAREAVESVWEDLLSGEGGRRLVNENVCADGSRIVCEWNNAPLITDAGEVVGVISFVRDVSDQVRRTEALEAVQRTAREMMRAGTKREVAGTLVDAVPALLDRRMASVRLYDEDEGTLDPVATTDRVDELVDELPVVGPGDGVIWDAFEGNEHTVYDAVPVSETVYGDQLPEPVDGLSLFPLGDHGVLVLAVDETEAFDETDLHLANVVAATTEAALDSAERQRELAYRDAIVEAAGDGVYALSPENRYTAVNDTLLSMTGYERDELVGEPPTKLLSPAAVERGRELVAELVAGEGSVRTYEATVYAKDGERIPCEINLSLLPADGEGGPGVVGTVRDITEHKRMEAALRQQQRKVRNLHQVTSRLERCDTTTEVYHAAIEAAERVLDFDACVAYRAADGDLTAAAGGLERSGDEGERPHGELAAEVWETGTASRVGDAERTDARLPGEYRSALTVPVGADGVLQALSSTADAFDDDDQELAELLVAHVVEAIERVRFERDLREQRDRFAALFENVPNPVISVEYEGEVPEFVAANEAFEREFGYEADRVVGEPVTEVVVPPDRRFETDEIVARATAGETVEREVTRLTATGKREFLLTVVPVDPDAENTDMYAIYTDITERKRRRKRVEVLNRVLRHDLRNGMNVVKGYAETLRDAVPPARERAVEAIEERATELSELAEKTRTVQRTLADDREAGPVDAAEAVRDAVDGVGREHPDADVTWSVPDSAPVQADDLFGTAVRQLVENAVVHNDRSPPSVRVEVDDDGETVVVTVRDDGPGIPTMERELLVEDREITQLRHASGLGLWLVNWVAERADGDLSFAENDPRGTVVTLRVPRAAAEAEPADEEAAGD; encoded by the coding sequence ATGTCAAGTAAATATACCGTCCTGCACGTCGACCGCGCCGCCGCCGACCGGGAGGCAGTCGAAACCGCGTTCGCCGCGGTCGGCGCGACGGTGGTATCCTGCACCGACGCGGCGAGCGCGGCGGCGGCGCTCGCTGAGTCGTCGTTCGACTGCGTCGTCGCCGGCGACTTCGACGAGCCGTTCTCCCTGCACGACCTCGCCGAGCCGCCGGTCGTCCACTTCGCCGACGCCGACGCGTCGTTCGCCGGCGAGGCGGTCGCCGCCGGGGCCGCCGGGTTCGTCCCCAAGGGCGACGGCGTCGAGACGCTCGTCGAGCGGGTGGACGCCGTCGTCGGGGACCGGGCGTCGCGGCCGACCGACGCCGACCGGCGGCGCTCGCTGCTGGTCGAGCAGTCGCCGCTTGCCATCATCGAGTGGGACCGGGAGTTCCGCGTCGCCGGCTGGAACCCCGCCGCCGAGGAGCGGTTCGGCTACGACCGCGAGGACGCGATGGGGCGAACGGCGGTGGACCTGATGGTCCCGGCGACGGCGCGCGAGGCCGTCGAGTCGGTGTGGGAGGACCTCCTCTCAGGCGAGGGCGGCCGCCGGCTGGTCAACGAGAACGTCTGCGCCGACGGCAGCCGGATCGTCTGCGAGTGGAACAACGCCCCCCTGATAACCGACGCGGGCGAGGTGGTCGGGGTCATCTCGTTCGTCCGGGACGTGAGCGACCAGGTGCGACGGACCGAGGCGCTGGAGGCGGTCCAGCGGACGGCCCGCGAGATGATGCGGGCCGGGACGAAGCGGGAGGTGGCCGGGACGCTCGTCGACGCAGTCCCGGCACTGCTCGACCGACGGATGGCGAGCGTCCGGCTGTACGACGAGGACGAGGGGACGCTCGACCCGGTCGCGACGACCGACCGCGTCGACGAACTGGTCGACGAGCTGCCGGTCGTCGGGCCGGGCGACGGGGTCATCTGGGACGCGTTCGAGGGGAACGAGCACACGGTCTACGACGCAGTTCCCGTGTCGGAGACGGTGTACGGCGACCAGCTCCCCGAGCCGGTCGACGGCCTCTCGCTGTTCCCGCTGGGCGACCACGGGGTGCTGGTCCTCGCCGTCGACGAGACGGAGGCGTTCGACGAGACCGACCTCCATCTGGCCAACGTCGTCGCGGCGACGACCGAAGCGGCGCTCGACAGCGCCGAGCGCCAGCGGGAGCTTGCGTATCGCGACGCCATCGTGGAGGCCGCCGGCGACGGCGTGTACGCGCTCAGCCCCGAGAACCGCTACACGGCCGTCAACGACACGCTGCTGTCGATGACCGGGTACGAGCGGGACGAGCTGGTCGGCGAGCCGCCGACGAAGCTACTCTCGCCCGCCGCCGTCGAGCGGGGGCGGGAACTGGTCGCGGAACTCGTCGCCGGCGAGGGGTCGGTTCGGACCTACGAGGCGACGGTGTACGCGAAGGACGGCGAACGGATCCCCTGCGAGATCAACCTCTCGCTGCTGCCCGCGGACGGCGAGGGCGGCCCCGGCGTCGTCGGGACCGTCAGGGACATCACCGAACACAAGCGGATGGAGGCCGCGCTCCGTCAACAGCAACGGAAGGTCCGGAACCTTCACCAGGTCACGTCGCGCCTCGAACGCTGTGACACGACGACGGAGGTGTACCACGCGGCTATCGAAGCCGCCGAACGCGTACTCGATTTCGACGCCTGTGTCGCCTACCGGGCGGCTGACGGCGACCTGACGGCGGCGGCCGGCGGGCTGGAGCGAAGCGGGGACGAGGGCGAGCGGCCACACGGCGAACTCGCGGCCGAGGTGTGGGAGACGGGGACCGCGAGCCGCGTCGGCGACGCCGAACGAACGGACGCTCGCCTGCCGGGCGAGTATCGGTCGGCGCTGACGGTGCCGGTCGGGGCCGACGGCGTCCTGCAGGCCCTTTCGTCGACCGCCGACGCGTTCGACGACGACGACCAGGAGCTCGCAGAACTGCTGGTCGCCCACGTCGTCGAGGCGATAGAGCGCGTCCGGTTCGAGCGCGACCTCCGGGAGCAGCGCGACCGCTTTGCCGCCCTGTTCGAGAACGTCCCCAACCCCGTCATCAGCGTCGAGTACGAGGGGGAGGTCCCGGAGTTCGTGGCGGCCAACGAGGCGTTCGAGCGGGAGTTCGGCTACGAGGCGGACCGGGTCGTCGGGGAGCCGGTCACGGAGGTCGTCGTCCCGCCGGACCGTCGCTTCGAAACCGACGAGATAGTGGCGCGTGCCACGGCCGGCGAGACCGTCGAGCGGGAGGTCACGCGGCTGACGGCGACCGGGAAGCGGGAGTTCCTGCTCACGGTCGTCCCGGTCGACCCGGACGCGGAGAACACCGACATGTACGCCATCTACACGGACATCACGGAGCGCAAGCGGCGGCGCAAGCGCGTCGAGGTGCTGAACCGCGTCCTCCGCCACGACCTCCGCAACGGGATGAACGTCGTCAAGGGGTACGCCGAGACGCTCCGCGACGCCGTGCCGCCGGCCCGTGAGCGGGCCGTCGAGGCGATAGAGGAGCGGGCGACCGAGCTGAGCGAACTGGCCGAGAAGACCAGAACTGTCCAGCGAACCCTCGCCGACGACCGGGAGGCGGGACCGGTCGACGCCGCCGAGGCCGTCAGGGACGCCGTCGACGGCGTCGGACGCGAGCATCCCGACGCCGACGTGACGTGGTCGGTCCCCGACAGCGCTCCGGTGCAGGCCGACGACCTGTTCGGAACCGCCGTGAGACAGCTCGTCGAGAACGCGGTCGTCCACAACGACCGCTCGCCGCCGTCGGTCCGGGTCGAGGTCGACGATGACGGGGAGACGGTCGTCGTCACGGTGCGGGACGACGGGCCGGGGATCCCCACCATGGAGCGGGAGCTACTCGTCGAGGACCGCGAGATAACGCAGTTACGGCACGCCAGCGGCCTGGGCCTGTGGCTGGTGAACTGGGTCGCCGAACGCGCCGACGGGGACCTGTCCTTCGCCGAGAACGACCCGCGCGGGACGGTCGTCACCCTGCGGGTTCCCCGGGCGGCCGCCGAGGCGGAACCGGCCGACGAGGAGGCGGCGGGGGATTAG
- the purQ gene encoding phosphoribosylformylglycinamidine synthase I: MTVAIVRFGGSNCDRDAERALAHLDIDAEIVWHEDGLPEDTTGVVLPGGFSYGDYLRAGAMAAQSPVVEEVREAAADGVPVLGVCNGAQVGCESGLTEGAFTTNRSARFQCEHVHLRVENADTPWTAAYEQGEVIEVPIAHGEGRYEANDVRLTELEIEGRVLFRYCDADGEVTEAANPNGSKHAVAGVLGERDTVAVMMPHPERATLPDVGGTDGRGILRGFERAVES, translated from the coding sequence GTGACCGTGGCTATCGTCAGATTCGGCGGCTCCAACTGCGACCGCGACGCCGAGCGCGCGCTCGCCCATCTCGACATCGACGCGGAGATCGTGTGGCACGAGGACGGCCTCCCCGAGGACACGACGGGCGTCGTCCTCCCGGGCGGCTTCTCCTACGGCGACTACCTGCGGGCCGGCGCGATGGCCGCGCAGTCCCCGGTCGTCGAGGAGGTCCGCGAGGCCGCCGCCGACGGCGTCCCCGTGCTCGGCGTCTGCAACGGCGCGCAGGTCGGCTGCGAGTCCGGGCTGACCGAGGGGGCGTTCACCACGAACCGGAGCGCGCGGTTCCAGTGCGAGCACGTCCACCTGCGCGTCGAGAACGCCGACACGCCCTGGACCGCCGCCTACGAGCAGGGCGAGGTGATCGAGGTCCCCATCGCCCACGGCGAGGGGCGCTACGAGGCCAACGACGTGCGCCTGACGGAGCTCGAGATCGAGGGACGCGTCCTCTTCCGGTACTGCGACGCCGACGGCGAGGTGACCGAGGCCGCAAACCCCAACGGCTCCAAGCACGCGGTCGCCGGCGTCCTCGGCGAGCGCGACACCGTCGCCGTGATGATGCCCCACCCCGAGCGAGCGACGCTCCCCGACGTGGGCGGCACGGACGGCCGGGGTATCCTCCGCGGGTTCGAGCGGGCGGTCGAATCGTAA
- the purS gene encoding phosphoribosylformylglycinamidine synthase subunit PurS, which translates to MTAYTATVTVRLKHGVLDPEAETTQQALERLGFELADLRSADRFEIDLDAESAEAAADRVDEMAERLLANPTIHDYDVAVEER; encoded by the coding sequence ATGACAGCCTACACCGCGACCGTCACCGTGCGACTCAAGCACGGCGTGCTGGACCCCGAGGCAGAGACCACCCAGCAGGCGCTGGAACGCCTCGGGTTCGAGCTGGCGGACCTCCGGTCGGCCGACCGGTTCGAGATCGACCTCGACGCCGAGTCGGCGGAGGCGGCCGCGGACCGCGTCGACGAGATGGCCGAACGCCTGCTGGCGAACCCGACCATCCACGACTACGACGTGGCGGTCGAGGAGCGATAG
- a CDS encoding formyltetrahydrofolate deformylase: MTTDLTEITVIGDDDTGLIAQVTSLLFERGINIEDLDQAVRDGLFRMTMSVDTTDMVCTESTLRRDLHDLGEDLGVDVQVRFPTERETQQIAVLVTKESHCLEALFEAWANDDLGAEIGVVIGNHDDLEPLAEQYGVPFHDVGDANGQPDEDELLDLLAEYDADLVVLARYMRILSPNVVFRYEDRIINIHPSLLPAFPGAKAYRQAKEEGVRIAGVTAHYVTTDLDQGPIITQRAFDVPDDATVDELRRRGQPLEADALLEAVKLHLNDDVASHRGRTSLRDGAEPSDYQLGLSQAASEANPDRPLDGIGEAIAEGEADD; encoded by the coding sequence ATGACGACCGACCTGACCGAGATCACGGTGATCGGAGACGACGACACCGGACTGATCGCGCAGGTCACCTCCCTCCTGTTCGAGCGCGGAATCAACATCGAGGACCTGGACCAGGCCGTCCGGGACGGCCTGTTCCGCATGACGATGTCGGTCGACACGACCGACATGGTGTGTACCGAGTCGACGCTCCGCCGGGACCTGCACGACCTCGGGGAGGACCTGGGTGTCGACGTGCAGGTGCGGTTCCCGACCGAGCGCGAGACCCAGCAGATCGCCGTGCTCGTCACGAAGGAGTCCCACTGTCTGGAGGCGCTGTTCGAGGCGTGGGCCAACGACGACCTCGGCGCGGAGATCGGCGTCGTCATCGGCAACCACGACGACCTCGAACCGCTCGCCGAGCAGTACGGCGTCCCGTTCCACGACGTGGGCGACGCCAACGGCCAGCCCGACGAGGACGAACTGCTGGACCTGCTCGCCGAGTACGACGCCGACCTGGTCGTGCTGGCGCGGTACATGCGCATTCTCAGCCCGAACGTCGTGTTCCGGTACGAGGACCGCATCATCAACATCCACCCGAGCCTGCTACCGGCGTTCCCGGGTGCGAAGGCGTACCGGCAGGCCAAGGAGGAGGGCGTCCGCATCGCCGGCGTCACCGCCCACTACGTGACGACGGACCTGGACCAGGGACCGATCATCACCCAGCGCGCGTTCGACGTGCCCGACGACGCCACGGTCGACGAGCTGCGCCGGCGCGGCCAGCCGCTCGAAGCCGACGCCTTGCTGGAGGCCGTCAAGCTCCACCTCAACGACGACGTGGCGTCCCATCGCGGCCGCACCAGCCTCCGCGACGGCGCGGAGCCGAGCGACTACCAGCTCGGCCTCTCACAGGCCGCCTCGGAGGCAAATCCCGACCGGCCGCTCGACGGTATCGGGGAGGCGATCGCAGAAGGGGAAGCGGACGACTAG